The nucleotide window CTAAAACACCCATATCGAAAACACAAATCCTATCCCAATTCCTCTTCGAATCCtaacgaaaaccctaatttcaaatcgatccccaaatcgattttaaaCCCAAAATCGACCACAAAAGTGAGAGAAAAACAACATGAAACAAGTAGAAATCCATAAATCGAACCCTAAACAACTCGGATTAAGCATGTGGAAATCGATTTACCTTAGAGCAATGATACAGAATCGCACAAAATCTCCctctgaagttttttttttctttctctcgcGTAAAATGATAGGATTTTTTGTTGCCAAACGAGACTAGAGCAAAGGGAGAACCAGTTACAGCTTGCCACGTCGTTTAGGACTAACCTctaaaaatctttaaataaGAGGTGTCTCTACCGAAAACGCAACATTATATTAATATTCTAATCAAAACCGCATAAGAGGCTGGGTTATGAACTTCTTAAAAGCCAGCGATGGAGCTGGTCTTATGATCATCATATCTTTAAAATTGGTGAATAGGAGGGTGAGGAGAACATGGGGATGAAAGAAGGGCTCTACGCTCCTTATTAAAGATAAATATAAGCTACAAGTAATTGAgggtttttaccaaaaaaaaaaagtatctgaGAATTTGAAATCCAGTTTGTAGGGTTTATGTTTACCCAAAAGTTgggtttatttttatttcttgaacttatatatattatatatgcatgCATGCGTCTTCTTCCGTTGTTGTAATCAAATTCTTGCTAATTAATGAGGTTTGTTATGTTAGTTTCGATTTGTACTTGTATGATTAATTAATAAACTTTGCACAATGTATTTACACTCCAAGCAGAATTTTAAAACTAAGTAGTACTAGTTGTTATTAGTCTTTGATTTAATTAACATCATTGCTAcatttcaaaaaaaactttaaataacTTATGCTTAATTGTCAATTAATCGAGAGTTTAGTAACCCACAGCGAAGAAAAGTACGTATAATTTGACAAGAAAGCAAATGGTAGACTAATGTGTATGGTTTAGTTGTGTTGGTCCAACTGTTTACATTTTGAAATTGCTATTCGTCTTGTACTCTACTTTCAAGAATTCAAGTTTTGATTCAAGCCTTTTTCGAGATGTAGGAGAGATATTAAACAATTACATCAAACAATCATTTCATTAACAAGTTCGAGCCTTACAATCAAACCCCATTCAATACGAAATAACAAAGGTTGGAGATTTGCCTTTATCCAGCCAAAAACAACAGAAACTAACAGAACAAAGCACACCAAAGAGAGAAGAGCACAGCAAGGAGTCTTTGGTAGAGAGCCAAGACCAACGTTAACTAAGCCCAATAGTCTGCGCAAACACAAAGCTTAAGTGTCATTAGGACAAGTGGGTTTAACCGCCGAGTCCTTCTTCGGGGGTCTAGGAGTAGTTGGTGGACATTTTGTGGAAGTTAGAAAAGTGAAGAAAAGAAGATTAAGTGTGAGAAGAAGAGCTGTAACTGCGAGAGTCTTAGGAGCCATAGAGTTTTTGAGGAATGTTATGGGATACATGTGAAGGAGATGATAGGGTATGGTTTATATagtagaatttttaaaatatactaaaacaTGACAAGCACACAAAATTAGTTTATTCAGaagataattatttaaaatatacttgAAGATAATAATGCAAATAAAGATAATATTTCAATATTAGTCTATATACATTTTAACAAAGTGCAAGAACATAGTGTAGAATGAATATATTAGAATAGATGTACAAAGGTTTATATAGTTGTAGACTGTATATATACAGTCTACACATAGAaaccataaattattattagaaCTAAATACACAAATTGAGAGAGGGGAACATCACACTGAGGTTCAGATTGAGGAAGCACCAAATGTGTTCTCGCCACTGTAAGTGATGTAGAGGAAGCCATCTTGGTCTTTCTTGTCCTCGTAGACGCTTGACATAATCTCTCCTGTAGGAGGAAGGACATTGTCTACGAATATGAAGATTGCTTTCTCTGCACTTAGTTTGATTCTCTTGCGAATCACATACACAAATTGTCCAACTGTTAGGTCTGATGGCACAAGGTATCtgcaatatattaaaatataaaccatTCAGAAACTCTAAACTACAAAATCTTGAAACATAAGAGAATGTTGGTAATAAAAGTCATTACTTCTTCTTGTCAATGTCTGGGATATCACTTTTCTCAGCCTTTTCCACAATCACCTGTAATATAACACACATGATCTCATTCATTGAGTGATCAATACAATGTAATATAGTAAAGAAACTCTTGAAGCAGAAACAAAGGTTTGAAACAAGTATTGGATTCTCAGACAAAAATAATGATGTTGTCTGAATGTAATCTAGTtctaattattgtttttatctATCAGCTGACGAGAAGAGAAACTTGTAATCAGCAACATACATTAACATGAATGCCACAAAGTCAGAAACTTACCATCAGCAATATACAAAAACATGATCCCATTACTTGAGTGATCTTTATAACGTAACAAAATCGTCAAGCAGAAGAAACAAAGGGTTGAAGCAGTATAGGATTATCAGACAAATCTAACGTTCATTAACAATTCTTGTCTGAAAGTAATGATCTAGTTCTAATACTTTTTTATCTATAAGCAGACGAAAAGAACAACCACAAAGTCAGAACAGAGATATATAAAAGCATAAGAAACCCTTAAAAGAAGAGACCATACCGGGATTCTGTCAGGGTACTTCTCTAAGATCCTTCCAGCTTCAGCTTTCCTCTTTTCTGcacataaacatatatatatgaacaccAACTCCTCATGTATGTGCTCATAACCTAAGATCGAATAAGGAAAGAAAGACTAACCGAAATCGTTGTCCAGCTTAAAGCTGCTGCCTTTATTCATCTTTACTTCTGATAATATATACGAACAGAAAGATAGATTCTAGAGAAATCGAACAGAGTATGTAACAGGTCAAATCAATTGGAAAACTTACAGAGAGAGGAttgatggaagaagaagaagaagatgtttgATTCTTGCGGAGAAAGTCAGAAACGCAACCTGTTTCTTGTTACTTCTATGATTGGATAATGATTAACTACCGTGGACTCTTAcctatatgcatatatatattcgCTGACGTGTCGAGTAACTAGACACGTAAGTTTAGCTTGTTCCCCAAACTAAATCCTTCGCTTTTAATCAACTTTCATCTTTTTAATTTAAGTATTTTATAATGTTATTACAACTACGTATTTGGTATGATTCAATAGTACCAGATTTGTTTAATTAAATCATaccaaattaaattttattgttgtttttctATACGAAATTGTATTGTTGTTCTTCCTCAGACTTTTCTTTTTGTAGTGGATTGCACGTCTTCATTAGCCTTTTCTCATTCTTTTTCTTGCCTCTGCGTCACAATATGTGGTGTGGCTTAATGACCTCGGATAATACGGATTACTGAGCTTTTATGGACCAGATCAAGTTGTAAATGGGCCTGTGGTTAGTTTACTATAAGCATACTACAATAGGCCATGATCAATATACTATGTACGTACATATACTACATAATATAACTCCCTCACGAATATATTCTTTGGAATTTTTGACGTTTGTAACGCATGTGGATGAATTGatacaaaatcataaaatcCTTTTGCGCTTTCGTTTATATTCGTGGCTATTCATTCATTTGGATGATTTAGAAATAAACAAGTTTGGAAAACAGCATCTAGTTGTCTTGTCTACCGATAGAGATATTAATAGACGTGATTAGTTTATTCGACAAATGAGAAATGGACTTGAGATTAAGGAGTGTATTATAGGAACTCTTCGTCATTACCAAATGATTAGAGGGAGAATGTGTGTAATAATGCATCCTACAATTTTATATGTCAACTAACCCTAGATTTTAGCAATAATAATTAAGTTTTTCGTTACGTATTAATCGATGATCATCTTGTGCTGTTGTTGTTGGTCGCTGCTTAACAAAAGAGACCATTATTGTAGCTCTGTTTCTTTTTCGGGGTGAAATTGTAGCTCtgtatttgttatattttctgtCATAAACACATAGATACAAGGGAACATAATAACATCGATATGAATACGTATGCCTTGTACTCTTATTGATTTACCAATCATATTTcatttcgaaaattataaaaaaattaagaaaattgtataattaatttCCATTATTAAAATGCAAAAGTGATGTATAATAATGACTCAccgcatatatataaatttataaggttgcaaaaataaaaatttaaaagaagaaaaaagatattatctatatatatatatatatatctgaaaaTCTACACAAGTGGCACGTTAGTGGTGTCCCTTCTCTAGCTAGTCATCACCCCTAAATATTGAATGAGCAAGTTGGTAATTTGTATCCTAAAACTAACAAAAAGACACGAACAAATATTTTAATGCGATTCACATTTTGTATTAACAGGGAGTTACAATAGTGGTGGAAACTCACATGGAGGTTTGTGGCTTGTCTTGGGAAATAAACCATGTCTCTCATAATGACAATGCTCAATAATAAGGccctttcttaaaaaaaaaaagaagaagacaatgctcaaaaataaattttctgtttttttttctggttcgAGATATAAATGTACGGTTAATTCAAAACTGGCACacaaaaataacataataaCCATGTATACTTTACATTCACGATACACAAGCAACCAGAAATTCAGTATTGTCTTGGAAATCCAGCTGCAGATCTCCTTATTTGATTTTCATTTACCCCACTTGTTTTTAATCATTCATGTATATATGATCACTTCATACTTATTAATAGTAATGTTatattgttatttatatttcaagttacaaaataaaatgttatttatattttgttgtgTGCTATGGttgtataatgttttttttccttgttaTGGAATAAACAAAGGTTAGCGTGATCGATGATATATCATCGAGGTGCTTCACTACCACGAACTTTCTTAGAAATTGTGAACAACATATCGGGACCGTGCGATTGAATTGATTTATGTTGGCAAGAacatataattgttttataattaaaaacaagtTTGGTTTCTAGTATGTTGTTTAGTGTCCCTTAATAATACCTTATGCCTAATGTAAGAAGTTTATTACGTTTATGTTTGTACGTTCATCGATTATATAATATTCTATTAACGATCGGCAATATAGACATAATAATTAACGACTAACTATTTAAATATAGATTTAAGTTTTTGAGCATAGCATTCTCATTTTCAAAACATGCATTCGTCATAAGTGAAACGAGTGGGCATAAAGTCCCAATGAAAATACGCAAGTTCTTTAACTAACACATGTTATCATTAACAGCTTTGAGTTCTTTATAAATAAAGATTTCGAGTTTTTAAAATCACGAGTTAAAGTAATCCACCACCATCTTAGATTTTTGTAGTCAAGAATTATAAATGacattttattaaatgttaaaaaaatacaaaaaaagtgAAGAATACACAATCTAGAGCCGCTGGATCTATATCTAGACAAAGAATCAACCGTTGATAGATTATGTCTCGATGTTTTCAAGAAAATCTTCAAAAAGCCACACACAGAGAGACACTCAAATAGAGCACCGGTCCGTCAGAGTCGCCTGCCAGAGTTGTTTCTCTTTA belongs to Brassica rapa cultivar Chiifu-401-42 chromosome A07, CAAS_Brap_v3.01, whole genome shotgun sequence and includes:
- the LOC103830129 gene encoding autophagy-related protein 8e, whose amino-acid sequence is MNKGSSFKLDNDFEKRKAEAGRILEKYPDRIPVIVEKAEKSDIPDIDKKKYLVPSDLTVGQFVYVIRKRIKLSAEKAIFIFVDNVLPPTGEIMSSVYEDKKDQDGFLYITYSGENTFGASSI